In one window of Prosthecobacter sp. SYSU 5D2 DNA:
- a CDS encoding PEP-CTERM sorting domain-containing protein: protein MKIPLLHRLVVPLAALAVFHGIPRADASTIFWESNFNDLLFDASEQPLDGGFTFEAGIFAGGFVPTSENLNDWAANWQVFATASESDGSWDPGVQSFSKTIDHNPDGTSSDAPVPTDIFTQGEVVYFWVYNTKNREAGTEWALVADGTNVGDNGDNWIIPDPADPIGTVSYVWLLDDANTAIYGNLDGTFGGGQGYTLQTSLVPVPEPGSVLLLGVAMLGGLVRRRRGRACSLNLAH, encoded by the coding sequence ATGAAAATCCCCCTTCTTCATCGCCTGGTTGTTCCCTTGGCTGCCCTGGCAGTTTTCCATGGGATTCCACGGGCGGATGCCAGCACCATCTTTTGGGAAAGTAATTTTAATGACCTGCTTTTTGATGCCAGTGAGCAGCCGCTAGACGGCGGTTTTACCTTTGAAGCGGGCATTTTTGCCGGCGGATTTGTCCCGACCTCGGAAAATCTGAATGACTGGGCGGCCAACTGGCAGGTCTTTGCCACGGCTTCTGAAAGTGATGGAAGCTGGGACCCTGGAGTCCAGTCATTTTCGAAAACCATTGATCACAATCCGGATGGAACCTCCAGTGATGCGCCCGTCCCCACGGACATCTTCACTCAGGGTGAGGTGGTCTATTTTTGGGTCTATAACACCAAAAACCGGGAGGCTGGCACCGAGTGGGCGCTCGTCGCAGACGGTACGAATGTGGGGGACAATGGCGACAACTGGATCATTCCAGATCCGGCAGATCCCATTGGTACTGTCTCCTACGTCTGGCTTCTGGACGATGCCAACACCGCCATTTACGGCAATCTGGACGGCACCTTCGGCGGTGGCCAGGGCTACACCCTCCAGACCAGTCTGGTGCCTGTCCCGGAACCGGGATCCGTGCTGCTGCTGGGCGTGGCCATGCTGGGCGGGCTGGTCCGCAGAAGGCGGGGCCGCGCCTGCAGCCTGAACCTGGCCCATTGA